A genomic window from Aquipuribacter nitratireducens includes:
- a CDS encoding amidohydrolase, which yields MSTATRTLYRHGAVYSPADPYAQALLVEDGTVAWVGGDEAADSLAGGLGADDRVVDLAGALVTPAFVDGHVHCFDTGLLATGVDLTGVRSVGALLDAVAAFAAAHPGERVLGHGWDETLLAEGRPPTSEELERAAPGALVYLSRVDVHSALVSRRLVDEAGAAGLPGHDGSARVERDAHHLTRSHARDVPAGVRAAAHEAALRAALAAGIGTLHEMSGPFIGGPDDLRVLVGVAAEVGARVVPYWGEAATDADHARALVAGLGLPAGVRLAGLAGDLSADGSIGSRTAAFREPYADNDPAHPTHAGHAYLSADVMADHLVACVGAGVQPGFHVIGDAALDTVLEALDRAADRLGGARLATSRVRLEHVETADDAQVAALARHGVVASMQPLFDALWGGDDSLYARRLGAHRRLNRVGAVAAAGIPLAFGSDSPVTPLDPWGTVAAAAFHHDEAERISARAAFAASTRGAHRAAFDDRHLADAAGVLVPGAPADLAVWEAGELVVQAPDDRIQAWSTDPRSRVPALPDLGPGSLRPRCLRTVVAGRTRHDTGELIEAGA from the coding sequence ATGAGCACAGCCACGAGGACGCTGTACCGCCACGGCGCCGTCTACAGCCCCGCCGACCCGTACGCCCAGGCCCTCCTCGTCGAGGACGGCACCGTCGCGTGGGTGGGCGGCGACGAGGCCGCGGACTCCCTCGCGGGTGGCCTGGGCGCGGACGACCGGGTCGTCGACCTCGCCGGTGCTCTCGTGACCCCGGCGTTCGTCGACGGCCACGTCCACTGCTTCGACACCGGCCTGCTCGCCACCGGGGTCGACCTCACCGGTGTCCGGTCGGTGGGTGCGCTGCTCGACGCCGTGGCCGCCTTCGCCGCTGCGCACCCCGGCGAGCGGGTCCTCGGCCACGGCTGGGACGAGACCCTCCTCGCCGAGGGCCGACCGCCGACGTCGGAGGAGCTGGAGCGGGCGGCCCCGGGGGCGCTCGTCTACCTCAGCCGGGTCGACGTCCACTCCGCGCTCGTCTCCCGCCGCCTCGTCGACGAGGCCGGAGCCGCCGGCCTGCCGGGCCACGACGGCAGCGCGCGCGTCGAGCGGGACGCCCACCACCTCACCCGCTCCCACGCGCGCGACGTCCCCGCCGGGGTGCGGGCCGCCGCCCACGAGGCCGCCCTGCGGGCCGCCCTCGCCGCCGGGATCGGCACGCTCCACGAGATGTCGGGGCCGTTCATCGGCGGTCCCGACGACCTGCGGGTGCTCGTCGGCGTCGCCGCGGAGGTCGGGGCGCGGGTCGTGCCGTACTGGGGCGAGGCCGCCACCGACGCCGACCACGCCCGCGCCCTCGTCGCCGGGCTCGGCCTGCCCGCGGGCGTCCGGCTCGCCGGCCTCGCCGGGGACCTCTCCGCCGACGGCTCCATCGGGTCGCGCACCGCCGCGTTCCGCGAGCCCTACGCCGACAACGACCCGGCGCACCCGACGCACGCCGGCCACGCGTACCTGTCCGCCGACGTCATGGCCGACCACCTCGTCGCGTGCGTCGGGGCAGGGGTGCAGCCGGGGTTCCACGTCATCGGCGACGCGGCCCTCGACACCGTGCTCGAGGCGCTCGACCGCGCTGCGGACCGGCTCGGGGGGGCGCGGCTCGCGACGTCGCGGGTGCGGCTGGAGCACGTCGAGACCGCCGACGACGCACAGGTCGCCGCCCTCGCACGGCACGGCGTCGTCGCGAGCATGCAGCCGCTGTTCGACGCGCTGTGGGGCGGCGACGACAGCCTCTACGCCCGCAGGCTCGGGGCGCACCGCCGTCTCAACCGCGTCGGTGCCGTCGCCGCCGCCGGGATCCCGCTCGCCTTCGGCTCCGACTCCCCGGTCACGCCCCTCGACCCGTGGGGGACCGTCGCGGCGGCGGCGTTCCACCACGACGAGGCCGAGCGGATCAGCGCCCGCGCCGCCTTCGCCGCGTCGACCCGTGGTGCGCACCGGGCGGCCTTCGACGACCGCCACCTCGCCGACGCCGCCGGTGTCCTCGTGCCGGGCGCGCCCGCGGACCTCGCGGTGTGGGAGGCCGGCGAGCTCGTCGTCCAGGCGCCCGACGACCGCATCCAGGCGTGGAGCACCGACCCCCGCTCCCGGGTGCCCGCCCTGCCCGACCTCGGCCCCGGGTCCCTACGGCCGCGGTGCCTGCGCACGGTCGTCGCGGGCCGGACCCGCCACGACACCGGCGAGCTCATCGAGGCGGGCGCATGA
- a CDS encoding CHRD domain-containing protein produces the protein MRRSLALVAAAAAAAAAAVALSAPAAAGGRPFDVDLLGAAEVPGPGDPDGSGTAGLTINPGRGEVCYTITVADVDPVLAGHIHVGTADVAGPVVVNLAPQVVDGTARACVAVDRDLALAIIRDPAGYYVNLHNATYPAGALRGQLG, from the coding sequence ATGCGCCGATCCCTCGCCCTCGTGGCCGCCGCGGCCGCCGCGGCCGCCGCCGCTGTCGCGCTGTCCGCTCCCGCCGCCGCCGGCGGCCGTCCCTTCGACGTCGACCTCCTCGGTGCCGCGGAGGTGCCCGGACCGGGCGACCCCGACGGCTCCGGGACGGCCGGGCTCACGATCAACCCCGGCCGCGGCGAGGTCTGCTACACGATCACCGTGGCCGACGTGGACCCGGTCCTCGCCGGCCACATCCACGTCGGGACGGCCGACGTGGCCGGCCCGGTCGTGGTGAACCTCGCGCCGCAGGTCGTCGACGGCACCGCGCGCGCGTGCGTCGCCGTGGACCGCGACCTCGCCCTCGCGATCATCCGCGACCCGGCGGGCTACTACGTCAACCTCCACAACGCCACCTACCCGGCGGGGGCGCTGCGCGGCCAGCTGGGGTGA
- a CDS encoding lysine 5,6-aminomutase subunit alpha, translating into MNPSPQRHRPRLDLDPTVVAHARSLAVRAAAPVVDLARTRTTVSVERAVLRMAGLEGADPDGIPWANHLVDAVRAGVGLEQGVALPVWDALARGEAPDLTRLAQRAAAGAVRFDLPGGSARRDALTGARAAAAAGVARVDAARADRDELVARIGDPPQRPWIYLIVATGDIYEDVPQAQAAARAGADVIAVIRSTGQSLLDYVPEGATREGYAGTYATAENFRIMRAALDEVSHEVGRYVRLTNYASGLCMPEIATLAGLNRLDMMLNDSMYGILFRDINPLRTFVDQRFSRQVHARAGIIINTGEDNYLTTADAVDAAHTVTVSQLLNETFAHEAGLPDHLLGLGHAFEIDPEVPESFRLELAHALLARTLFPDAPLKWMPPTRHMTGDVFRGYLLDGFFNLVGSMTDQDILLVGMMTEAVVTPWLSDRDLALQNVRYVQRAAGRLGEDFVPAPDGLVATRARQVLGEAVDLLERITATDGGLLAAIAEGTFGGMRRPADGGRGLDGVVVRADDYVNPVSDLLEGGVPVHEEVLA; encoded by the coding sequence GTGAACCCGTCCCCGCAGCGCCACCGCCCGCGTCTCGACCTCGACCCCACGGTGGTCGCGCACGCCCGCAGCCTCGCGGTGCGGGCCGCTGCGCCGGTCGTCGACCTCGCGCGCACCCGCACGACCGTCAGCGTGGAGCGAGCCGTGCTCCGGATGGCCGGGCTCGAGGGCGCCGACCCCGACGGCATCCCGTGGGCGAACCACCTCGTCGACGCGGTCCGCGCCGGCGTCGGGCTCGAGCAGGGCGTCGCCCTCCCGGTGTGGGACGCCCTCGCCCGCGGCGAGGCCCCCGACCTCACCCGCCTCGCGCAGCGCGCGGCGGCCGGCGCCGTCCGCTTCGACCTGCCCGGGGGCAGTGCGCGCCGGGACGCGCTCACGGGGGCGCGCGCGGCGGCGGCCGCCGGCGTCGCGCGCGTCGACGCGGCCCGCGCCGACCGCGACGAGCTCGTCGCCCGCATCGGCGACCCGCCGCAGCGGCCGTGGATCTACCTCATCGTCGCGACCGGCGACATCTACGAGGACGTGCCGCAGGCGCAGGCCGCCGCCCGCGCCGGGGCGGACGTCATCGCCGTCATCCGCTCGACCGGGCAGTCGCTGCTCGACTACGTGCCCGAGGGCGCGACCCGGGAGGGCTACGCCGGGACGTACGCCACGGCGGAGAACTTCCGCATCATGCGGGCCGCTCTCGACGAGGTGTCGCACGAGGTCGGCCGCTACGTGCGGCTCACGAACTACGCGAGCGGCCTCTGCATGCCGGAGATCGCGACGCTCGCCGGTCTCAACCGCCTCGACATGATGCTCAACGACTCGATGTACGGGATCCTCTTCCGCGACATCAACCCGCTGCGGACCTTCGTCGACCAACGCTTCTCCCGCCAGGTGCACGCCCGCGCCGGCATCATCATCAACACCGGCGAGGACAACTACCTCACGACCGCGGACGCCGTCGACGCCGCCCACACCGTCACGGTGTCGCAGCTGCTCAACGAGACGTTCGCCCACGAGGCCGGGCTGCCCGACCACCTGCTCGGTCTGGGCCACGCGTTCGAGATCGACCCGGAGGTGCCGGAGTCGTTCCGCCTCGAGCTCGCGCACGCCCTGCTCGCCCGGACCCTGTTCCCCGACGCGCCGCTCAAGTGGATGCCGCCCACCCGGCACATGACCGGGGACGTGTTCCGGGGCTACCTCCTCGACGGGTTCTTCAACCTCGTCGGGTCGATGACCGACCAGGACATCCTCCTCGTCGGGATGATGACGGAGGCCGTCGTGACGCCGTGGCTGTCCGACCGCGACCTCGCCCTGCAGAACGTCCGCTACGTCCAGCGCGCGGCGGGCCGGCTGGGGGAGGACTTCGTGCCCGCCCCCGACGGGCTCGTCGCGACCCGCGCCCGCCAGGTCCTCGGCGAGGCCGTCGACCTCCTCGAGCGCATCACGGCGACCGACGGCGGGCTGCTCGCCGCCATCGCGGAGGGGACCTTCGGCGGGATGCGCCGCCCGGCCGACGGCGGCCGTGGCCTCGACGGCGTCGTCGTGCGCGCCGACGACTACGTCAACCCCGTGTCGGACCTCCTCGAGGGCGGCGTGCCGGTGCACGAGGAGGTGCTCGCGTGA
- a CDS encoding OAM dimerization domain-containing protein, translated as MSALPEGVPPVVRPYGDTTGDGMVQVSFTLPLPPGKRAEGAAAQLARRMGIDQPMVVHAKGIGDRYTFFVVYGPVSHVVDVAAVEVVQREYPLLTPKETNAAIRDALQRKLVVVGACIGTDAHTVGIDAILNVKGWAGEKGLEYYREMKVVNLGAQVSVPDLVERARAERADAVLVSQVVTQRDAHVHNTTTMSAAFREAFPATRRPLLVVGGPRFDETGAAALGVDRVFGRGTTPGEVASYLVHAVAGRSGGPAGQEAPA; from the coding sequence GTGAGCGCGCTGCCCGAGGGCGTCCCGCCCGTGGTCCGCCCGTACGGCGACACGACGGGCGACGGCATGGTCCAGGTGTCGTTCACGCTGCCGCTCCCGCCGGGCAAGCGGGCGGAGGGCGCCGCGGCGCAGCTCGCGCGGCGCATGGGCATCGACCAGCCGATGGTGGTCCACGCCAAGGGGATCGGGGACCGGTACACGTTCTTCGTCGTCTATGGCCCCGTGTCGCACGTCGTCGACGTCGCGGCCGTCGAGGTCGTCCAGCGCGAGTACCCGCTGCTCACGCCGAAGGAGACGAACGCCGCGATCCGCGACGCGCTCCAGCGCAAGCTCGTCGTGGTCGGAGCCTGCATCGGCACCGACGCCCACACCGTCGGCATCGACGCCATCCTCAACGTCAAGGGGTGGGCGGGGGAGAAGGGCCTCGAGTACTACCGCGAGATGAAGGTCGTGAACCTCGGCGCCCAGGTGTCGGTTCCCGACCTCGTCGAACGAGCCCGCGCCGAGCGGGCCGACGCCGTCCTCGTGAGCCAGGTCGTCACCCAGCGGGACGCCCACGTCCACAACACGACGACGATGTCCGCGGCGTTCCGGGAGGCGTTCCCCGCCACGCGCCGGCCCCTGCTCGTCGTCGGCGGACCGCGTTTCGACGAGACCGGCGCCGCGGCCCTCGGCGTCGACCGCGTCTTCGGTCGCGGCACCACCCCCGGCGAGGTCGCGAGCTACCTCGTCCACGCCGTCGCCGGGCGCTCGGGGGGCCCGGCAGGACAGGAGGCCCCCGCATGA
- a CDS encoding hotdog domain-containing protein codes for MSDPRVGTTVTHRRYVHHGDAHYGGGLVDGAFSLKLFGDVATELCIRTDGDEGLFAGYAEVRFLDAVRAGDVLEVSAELVRVGRRSREVAFEARVVCRARPEVSPSASAALDPPLVVTRATGTVVVP; via the coding sequence ATGAGCGACCCCCGGGTCGGCACCACCGTCACCCACCGCCGCTACGTCCACCACGGCGACGCCCACTACGGCGGCGGGCTCGTCGACGGCGCGTTCTCGCTGAAGCTGTTCGGCGACGTCGCCACCGAGCTGTGCATCCGCACCGACGGCGACGAGGGCCTGTTCGCCGGGTACGCCGAGGTCCGCTTCCTCGACGCGGTCCGCGCCGGCGACGTCCTCGAGGTGAGCGCCGAGCTCGTCCGCGTGGGCCGCCGCAGCCGCGAGGTGGCGTTCGAGGCGCGCGTCGTGTGCCGCGCGCGTCCCGAGGTGTCCCCGTCGGCGTCCGCGGCGCTCGACCCGCCGCTCGTCGTCACCCGCGCGACGGGCACGGTCGTCGTCCCGTGA
- the lnt gene encoding apolipoprotein N-acyltransferase: MSATSTTVPGSAAAAPAPGPVPRPTVPWPVAVPLAVVAGVLLDTAFPSVGAWPLALPAVAAGLLVARGRALGPATGYGLLLGLGFMLPQLQWSGIYVGPLPWLALATLEGALLGLAVPGWVLAWRVAEARAGRLLWSLPLLAAAVWVAAEALRSRWPFGGFGWGRLAFSQADSPLLPVAALGGAPLLGGAVVAVAAALLVLALLAARRLPAGRRALAGAVATIVVVGLAVPAGAAAAGSTLRPQDGTARIAAVQGDVPQAGLDFNAQRRAVLDNHVEGTLTLAARIEAGEVAPVDLVLWPENASDIDPLANADAADVISGATDAVGVPVLVGAVLRGPGENITNAMLVWEPGTGFRAEPVGPADVEPADPDPDPDEAGFYVKRSLAPFGEYIPYRDFFRRFSPFVDQVTDFAPGDRYAALGMGPALVGPAICFEVVDDDVMRGQVAAGADLLVVPTNNATFGDTDENLQQLAMSRVRAVEHGRQLVHISNVGTSAVVDVDGSTGRRTGTFEPDVLLDEVQLRSGSTPATLLGLVPELVLVAVALLLVLAHGVASLQPAPRRAETVGEPATGEGDAP, from the coding sequence GTGAGCGCGACGAGCACGACCGTGCCCGGCAGCGCCGCGGCCGCACCCGCGCCGGGACCCGTGCCGCGACCGACGGTGCCGTGGCCGGTCGCCGTGCCCCTCGCGGTGGTGGCGGGCGTCCTGCTCGACACCGCCTTCCCCTCGGTCGGCGCGTGGCCCCTCGCCCTGCCGGCGGTGGCGGCCGGGCTCCTCGTCGCACGCGGCCGCGCGCTCGGGCCCGCCACGGGGTACGGGCTCCTGCTCGGCCTCGGGTTCATGCTCCCGCAGCTGCAGTGGAGCGGCATCTACGTCGGACCGCTGCCGTGGCTCGCGCTCGCGACGCTCGAGGGCGCGCTCCTCGGGCTGGCGGTGCCCGGCTGGGTGCTCGCGTGGCGCGTGGCCGAGGCCCGCGCCGGTCGGCTGCTGTGGAGCCTGCCGCTGCTCGCGGCCGCCGTGTGGGTCGCGGCGGAGGCCCTGCGGTCGCGGTGGCCCTTCGGGGGGTTCGGCTGGGGCCGGCTCGCGTTCTCCCAGGCCGACAGCCCGCTGCTGCCCGTCGCGGCGCTCGGCGGGGCGCCGCTGCTCGGGGGCGCCGTCGTGGCCGTCGCCGCCGCGCTGCTCGTCCTCGCACTCCTCGCGGCGCGCCGGCTCCCCGCCGGCCGGCGCGCCCTCGCCGGCGCCGTCGCGACGATCGTCGTCGTCGGCCTCGCCGTGCCCGCCGGCGCGGCGGCCGCCGGGAGCACGCTGCGCCCCCAGGACGGCACGGCGCGCATCGCCGCCGTCCAGGGGGACGTGCCGCAGGCGGGGCTCGACTTCAACGCCCAGCGCCGCGCGGTGCTCGACAACCACGTCGAGGGCACCCTCACCCTCGCCGCGCGCATCGAGGCCGGCGAGGTCGCACCCGTCGACCTCGTGCTGTGGCCGGAGAACGCCTCCGACATCGACCCGCTCGCGAACGCCGACGCGGCCGACGTCATCAGCGGGGCCACCGACGCCGTCGGGGTCCCCGTCCTCGTCGGCGCCGTCCTGCGCGGGCCGGGGGAGAACATCACGAACGCCATGCTCGTGTGGGAGCCCGGCACCGGCTTCCGGGCCGAGCCCGTCGGTCCCGCGGACGTCGAGCCGGCGGACCCCGACCCCGACCCGGACGAGGCGGGCTTCTACGTCAAGCGGTCCCTCGCGCCGTTCGGGGAGTACATCCCCTACCGCGACTTCTTCCGCCGGTTCTCCCCGTTCGTCGACCAGGTCACGGACTTCGCCCCCGGCGACCGGTACGCCGCGCTCGGGATGGGTCCCGCCCTGGTGGGTCCCGCGATCTGCTTCGAGGTCGTCGACGACGACGTCATGCGCGGGCAGGTGGCGGCGGGCGCCGACCTCCTCGTCGTCCCGACGAACAACGCGACGTTCGGTGACACCGACGAGAACCTCCAGCAGCTCGCGATGTCACGGGTCCGGGCCGTCGAGCACGGCCGGCAGCTCGTCCACATCAGCAACGTGGGGACGAGCGCGGTCGTCGACGTCGACGGCTCGACCGGTCGCCGGACCGGGACGTTCGAGCCCGACGTCCTCCTCGACGAGGTGCAGCTGCGCAGCGGCAGCACCCCGGCGACGCTGCTCGGCCTGGTGCCCGAGCTCGTCCTCGTCGCCGTCGCGCTGCTCCTCGTCCTCGCCCACGGCGTCGCCTCGCTCCAGCCGGCCCCCCGACGTGCCGAGACCGTGGGGGAGCCGGCCACCGGGGAGGGAGACGCACCGTGA
- a CDS encoding polyprenol monophosphomannose synthase, translated as MTRTVVCVPTYDEIESLPRLLDRLRAAQPDVDVLVVDDGSPDGTGRYADERAAADPRIHVLHRTSKAGLGAAYLAAFDWALARGYDVVCEMDADGSHAPEQLQRLLDAVAAGADLAIGSRWVNGGEVVDWPLSRRALSRGGNLYTRVALGTHVRDATAGYRAFTAHALRTIPLADVASAGYCFQVDLAWRAVRAGLTVVEVPITFAERSEGVSKMSGDIVREALWRVTVWGAGYRSSQLRSLLGGRAARRTHSRAGSPR; from the coding sequence GTGACGCGAACCGTCGTCTGCGTGCCGACGTACGACGAGATCGAGTCCCTCCCGCGGCTCCTCGACAGGCTCCGCGCGGCGCAGCCGGACGTCGACGTGCTCGTCGTCGACGACGGCAGCCCGGACGGCACGGGGCGCTACGCGGACGAGCGGGCCGCCGCCGACCCCCGCATCCACGTGCTCCACCGCACGAGCAAGGCGGGACTGGGTGCGGCGTACCTCGCGGCGTTCGACTGGGCCCTCGCACGGGGCTACGACGTCGTCTGCGAGATGGACGCGGACGGCTCCCACGCCCCCGAGCAGCTGCAGCGCCTCCTCGACGCCGTCGCCGCGGGCGCCGACCTCGCGATCGGGTCGCGGTGGGTCAACGGCGGCGAGGTCGTCGACTGGCCCCTGTCGCGGCGGGCCCTCTCGCGCGGCGGCAACCTCTACACGCGCGTCGCCCTCGGCACGCACGTGCGCGACGCGACGGCCGGCTACCGCGCCTTCACGGCACACGCCCTCCGGACGATCCCGCTCGCCGACGTCGCGTCCGCCGGCTACTGCTTCCAGGTCGACCTCGCGTGGCGTGCCGTCCGTGCCGGGCTCACCGTCGTCGAGGTCCCCATCACGTTCGCCGAACGCTCCGAGGGCGTGTCGAAGATGTCCGGCGACATCGTGCGGGAGGCCCTGTGGCGGGTCACCGTGTGGGGCGCGGGGTACCGCTCCTCCCAGCTGCGGTCCCTCCTGGGAGGTCGCGCGGCGCGCCGGACGCACAGCCGCGCCGGCTCCCCACGGTGA
- a CDS encoding RNA polymerase-binding protein RbpA: MAERSLRGSRLGAMSMESDAAVEPAPRQPAEYLCPNGHTIVVPFSTEAEPPALWECRCGAEALLRDATRPDPKPVRPQRTHWDMLLERRTIAELEVLLEERLSLLREGKLPRSA, translated from the coding sequence ATGGCCGAGCGCAGCCTGCGAGGGTCCCGACTCGGGGCCATGAGCATGGAGTCCGACGCGGCGGTCGAGCCCGCCCCGCGTCAGCCTGCAGAGTACCTGTGCCCCAACGGGCACACGATCGTCGTCCCCTTCTCGACCGAGGCGGAGCCGCCGGCGCTGTGGGAGTGCCGGTGCGGGGCCGAGGCCCTGCTGCGCGACGCGACGCGTCCGGACCCGAAGCCGGTCCGCCCGCAGCGCACGCACTGGGACATGCTCCTCGAGCGGCGCACCATCGCCGAGCTCGAGGTCCTCCTCGAGGAGCGGCTGTCGCTCCTCCGCGAGGGCAAGCTGCCCCGCTCCGCCTGA
- a CDS encoding MFS transporter, which produces MPPPGPLVDPVARRREQRGWYFYDWANSAYVTTVGTVLVGPYLTAVATAAACPDLTEGEECRGTVALLGVLDVSPNSLVAFLISISTVVIALLLPFVGAIADRSPRKRVLLARLAWAGAAFAACLFLVTGDRWALGATLLVLGNACLAASLTVYDAILVDIATPDERDRVSSRGWALGYLGGFLLLVVNLGLVLGAGALGVPDGLAVRISLLSAALWWAGFTVVPYLRLHDRPPTDVVGGREQGVLGLVRGSLRQLGDTVREARRYPQTLLFLGAYVLFNDGVQTVIAVSSIYGSVELGFATEQLIVAIVVVQAVAFLGALVFGRVAAVLGAKRTILVSLVVWTVVVGLAYLLPEGRFGLFVALAAGIGLVLGGTQALSRSLFSQLVPFGKQAEYFSLYQAAERGTSWFGTLTFGLVQQLTGSFRLSILAVVGFFVVGGLLLVLVDVRRGIADAGNEAPRVV; this is translated from the coding sequence GTGCCGCCCCCGGGTCCCCTCGTCGACCCGGTCGCCCGTCGCCGGGAGCAGCGCGGCTGGTACTTCTACGACTGGGCGAACTCCGCCTACGTCACGACCGTCGGGACCGTCCTCGTCGGGCCGTACCTCACCGCCGTGGCCACCGCGGCCGCGTGCCCCGACCTCACCGAGGGCGAGGAGTGCCGGGGCACGGTCGCGCTGCTGGGCGTCCTCGACGTCAGCCCCAACAGCCTCGTCGCGTTCCTCATCAGCATCTCCACCGTCGTCATCGCGCTGCTGCTGCCGTTCGTCGGCGCGATCGCCGACCGCTCCCCACGCAAGCGGGTCCTGCTGGCCCGGCTCGCGTGGGCCGGTGCCGCGTTCGCGGCCTGCCTGTTCCTCGTCACCGGGGACCGGTGGGCCCTCGGCGCCACGCTGCTCGTGCTCGGCAACGCGTGCCTCGCGGCGTCCCTCACGGTGTACGACGCGATCCTCGTCGACATCGCGACGCCCGACGAGCGCGACAGGGTCTCGAGCCGGGGGTGGGCGCTGGGGTACCTCGGCGGCTTCCTCCTCCTCGTCGTCAACCTCGGCCTCGTCCTCGGGGCGGGCGCGCTCGGCGTCCCCGACGGCCTCGCGGTCCGCATCAGCCTGCTGTCGGCCGCGCTGTGGTGGGCCGGCTTCACGGTCGTGCCGTACCTGCGCCTGCACGACCGCCCGCCCACCGACGTCGTCGGCGGTCGCGAGCAGGGGGTGCTCGGCCTCGTGCGCGGGTCGCTGCGCCAGCTCGGCGACACGGTGCGGGAGGCGCGCCGCTACCCCCAGACGCTGCTGTTCCTCGGGGCGTACGTCCTGTTCAACGACGGGGTCCAGACCGTCATCGCGGTGTCGAGCATCTACGGCTCCGTCGAGCTGGGGTTCGCGACCGAGCAGCTCATCGTCGCGATCGTCGTCGTGCAGGCCGTCGCCTTCCTCGGGGCCCTCGTCTTCGGGCGCGTCGCCGCGGTGCTCGGCGCGAAGCGGACGATCCTCGTGAGCCTCGTGGTCTGGACGGTCGTCGTCGGGCTCGCCTACCTGCTGCCCGAGGGCCGGTTCGGGCTCTTCGTCGCCCTCGCCGCGGGCATCGGCCTCGTGCTGGGCGGCACGCAGGCCCTCAGCCGCTCGCTGTTCAGCCAGCTCGTCCCCTTCGGCAAGCAGGCGGAGTACTTCAGCCTCTACCAGGCCGCCGAGCGCGGCACCTCGTGGTTCGGCACCCTGACGTTCGGCCTCGTCCAGCAGCTCACGGGCTCGTTCCGGCTCAGCATCCTCGCCGTCGTCGGGTTCTTCGTCGTCGGCGGCCTCCTCCTCGTGCTCGTCGACGTGCGCCGCGGCATCGCCGACGCCGGGAACGAGGCCCCGCGCGTCGTGTGA